The Papio anubis isolate 15944 chromosome 1, Panubis1.0, whole genome shotgun sequence genome window below encodes:
- the IPP gene encoding actin-binding protein IPP isoform X3, which translates to MANEGCPKAADSPFSSDKHAQLILAQINKMRNGQHFCDVQLQVGKETFKAHRLVLAASSPYFAALFTGGMKESSKDVVPILGIEAGIFQILLDFIYTGIVNIGVNNVQELIVAADMLQLTEVVHLCCEFLKGQIDPLNCIGIFQFSEQIACHDLLEFSENYIHVHFLEVHSGEEFLALTKDQLIKILRSEELSIEDEYQVFLAAMQWILKDLGKRRKHVVEVLDPIRFPLLPPQRLLKYIEGVSDFNLRVALQTLLKEYCEVCKSPKENKFCSFLQTSKVRPRKKARKYLYAVGGYTRLQGGRWSDSRALSCVERFDTFSQYWTTVSSLHQARSGLGVTVLGGMVYAIGGEKDSMIFDCTECYDPVTKQWTTVASMNHPRCGLGVCVCYGAIYALGGWVGAEIGNTIERFDPDENKWEVVGNMAVSRYYFGCCEMQGLIYVIGGISNEGIELRSFEVYDPLSKRWSPLPPMGTRRAYLGVAALNDCIYSIGGWNETQDALHTVEKYSFEEEKWVEVASMKVPRAGMCVVAVNGLLYVSGGRSSSHDFLAPE; encoded by the exons ATGGCTAATGAGGGCTGTCCCAAGGCTGCTGATAGTCCTTTTTCATCAGATAAACATGCCCAGCTCATCTTGGCCCAAATCAATAAGATGAGAAATGGACAGCATTTCTGTGATGTGCAGCTGCAAGTTGGAAAGGAAACTTTTAAAGCTCATCGGCTGGTTTTGGCTGCCAGCAGTCCTTACTTTGCAGCTTTGTTCACTGGAGGAATGAAAGAGTCCTCAAAAGATGTTGTACCAATTCTAGGAATTGAAGCAGGAATCTTTCAGATACTTCTAGATTTCATTTACACAG GTATAGTGAACATAGGTGTGAATAATGTCCAGGAGTTGATTGTTGCAGCAGACATGCTACAGTTGACTGAAGTTGTTCATCTTTGCTGTGAATTTCTGAAAGGACAAATTGATCCACTGAACTGCATTGGAATCTTTCAGTTCTCTGAGCAAATTGCCTGCCATGATCTCTTGGAATTCTCAGAAAACTACATTCATGTCCATTTCTTAGAGGTTCATAGTGGAGAAGAGTTCCTGGCACTTACAAAAGATCAGCTGATCAAAATTTTGCGAAGTGAAGAGCTTAGCATTGAGGATGAATACCAGGTCTTCTTAGCTGCAATGCAGTGGATTCTGAAAGatttgggaaaaagaagaaaacatgtgGTAGAAGTGCTAGACCCAATTCGATTCCCTTTATTACCTCCTCAGAGACTTTTAAAGTATATAGAAG GAGTATCCGATTTTAATCTTCGTGTTGCATTGCAAACACTTCTGAAAGAGTACTGTGAAGTATGCAAATCTCCCAAAGAGAacaagttttgtagttttctgcagACATCTAAGGTTCGACCTcggaagaaagcaagaaagtacCTGTATGCAGTAG gTGGATATACTCGGTTGCAGGGGGGTCGTTGGAGTGATAGCAGAGCCCTCAGCTGTGTGGAACGTTTTGACACCTTTAGCCAGTACTGGACCACTGTATCTTCACTTCATCAGGCTCGAAGTGGGCTGGGAGTAACAGTTCTAGGAGGGATGGTCTACGCTATTGGag GTGAAAAGGATTCAATGATTTTTGATTGTACTGAATGCTATGATCCAGTTACTAAACAGTGGACAACTGTAGCTTCGATGAATCATCCTCGCTGTGGcttaggagtgtgtgtgtgttatggggCTATCTATGCTTTGG GTGGATGGGTTGGAGCTGAGATAGGGAACACCATTGAAAGATTTGATCCTGATGAAAATAAATGGGAAGTAGTTGGTAACATGGCTGTGTCACGCTACTACTTTGGGTGCTGTGAAATGCAAG GTTTAATTTATGTAATTGGGGGCATCAGCAATGAAGGAATAGAACTTCGTTCTTTTGAAGTCTATGATCCACTTTCTAAGCGTTGGTCTCCACTTCCTCCAATGGGAACCAGGAGAGCATATCTTGGTGTGGCTGCACTCAATGACTGCATCTATTCTATTGGAGGATGGAATGAGACCCAAGATGCTCTTCATACTGTAGAAAAATATTCCTTTGAAGAG
- the IPP gene encoding actin-binding protein IPP isoform X4 → MANEGCPKAADSPFSSDKHAQLILAQINKMRNGQHFCDVQLQVGKETFKAHRLVLAASSPYFAALFTGGMKESSKDVVPILGIEAGIFQILLDFIYTGIVNIGVNNVQELIVAADMLQLTEVVHLCCEFLKGQIDPLNCIGIFQFSEQIACHDLLEFSENYIHVHFLEVHSGEEFLALTKDQLIKILRSEELSIEDEYQVFLAAMQWILKDLGKRRKHVVEVLDPIRFPLLPPQRLLKYIEGVSDFNLRVALQTLLKEYCEVCKSPKENKFCSFLQTSKVRPRKKARKYLYAVGGYTRLQGGRWSDSRALSCVERFDTFSQYWTTVSSLHQARSGLGVTVLGGMVYAIGGEKDSMIFDCTECYDPVTKQWTTVASMNHPRCGLGVCVCYGAIYALGGWVGAEIGNTIERFDPDENKWEVVGNMAVSRYYFGCCEMQGLIYVIGGISNEGIELRSFEVYDPLSKRWSPLPPMGTRRAYLGVAALNDCIYSIGGWNETQDALHTVEKYSFEEKWIFLRMYLSFKM, encoded by the exons ATGGCTAATGAGGGCTGTCCCAAGGCTGCTGATAGTCCTTTTTCATCAGATAAACATGCCCAGCTCATCTTGGCCCAAATCAATAAGATGAGAAATGGACAGCATTTCTGTGATGTGCAGCTGCAAGTTGGAAAGGAAACTTTTAAAGCTCATCGGCTGGTTTTGGCTGCCAGCAGTCCTTACTTTGCAGCTTTGTTCACTGGAGGAATGAAAGAGTCCTCAAAAGATGTTGTACCAATTCTAGGAATTGAAGCAGGAATCTTTCAGATACTTCTAGATTTCATTTACACAG GTATAGTGAACATAGGTGTGAATAATGTCCAGGAGTTGATTGTTGCAGCAGACATGCTACAGTTGACTGAAGTTGTTCATCTTTGCTGTGAATTTCTGAAAGGACAAATTGATCCACTGAACTGCATTGGAATCTTTCAGTTCTCTGAGCAAATTGCCTGCCATGATCTCTTGGAATTCTCAGAAAACTACATTCATGTCCATTTCTTAGAGGTTCATAGTGGAGAAGAGTTCCTGGCACTTACAAAAGATCAGCTGATCAAAATTTTGCGAAGTGAAGAGCTTAGCATTGAGGATGAATACCAGGTCTTCTTAGCTGCAATGCAGTGGATTCTGAAAGatttgggaaaaagaagaaaacatgtgGTAGAAGTGCTAGACCCAATTCGATTCCCTTTATTACCTCCTCAGAGACTTTTAAAGTATATAGAAG GAGTATCCGATTTTAATCTTCGTGTTGCATTGCAAACACTTCTGAAAGAGTACTGTGAAGTATGCAAATCTCCCAAAGAGAacaagttttgtagttttctgcagACATCTAAGGTTCGACCTcggaagaaagcaagaaagtacCTGTATGCAGTAG gTGGATATACTCGGTTGCAGGGGGGTCGTTGGAGTGATAGCAGAGCCCTCAGCTGTGTGGAACGTTTTGACACCTTTAGCCAGTACTGGACCACTGTATCTTCACTTCATCAGGCTCGAAGTGGGCTGGGAGTAACAGTTCTAGGAGGGATGGTCTACGCTATTGGag GTGAAAAGGATTCAATGATTTTTGATTGTACTGAATGCTATGATCCAGTTACTAAACAGTGGACAACTGTAGCTTCGATGAATCATCCTCGCTGTGGcttaggagtgtgtgtgtgttatggggCTATCTATGCTTTGG GTGGATGGGTTGGAGCTGAGATAGGGAACACCATTGAAAGATTTGATCCTGATGAAAATAAATGGGAAGTAGTTGGTAACATGGCTGTGTCACGCTACTACTTTGGGTGCTGTGAAATGCAAG GTTTAATTTATGTAATTGGGGGCATCAGCAATGAAGGAATAGAACTTCGTTCTTTTGAAGTCTATGATCCACTTTCTAAGCGTTGGTCTCCACTTCCTCCAATGGGAACCAGGAGAGCATATCTTGGTGTGGCTGCACTCAATGACTGCATCTATTCTATTGGAGGATGGAATGAGACCCAAGATGCTCTTCATACTGTAGAAAAATATTCCTTTGAAGAG